The Ketogulonicigenium robustum nucleotide sequence GGACGTGAAAATGGGTATTGTGACCCGCCCAAGGGCGGATTTTGCTAAGCCAGCTACGATCGCCCGTCGCGTTTCGGCACATCTCTACCTTTGCCCCACCAAAGACGAAAATGCGCGCGACGCGGGGGTCTTCTGCGGCGCGGCGCAGCAGGGCTTCGTGCTGTGGCGTCCAACTGCTGTTGACAGCCGCCCCCCGCGCGCGCTGCATATCGCGCGAGGAAATTGCTTCGCGCTCGGCGCGGGTCAGGTTCAGGCGGTCGGGCGGCAGCATCCAAATATCCATATCCAGCCCCGATTGGTGGCTGGCGTGCCCCGAGGACATGGGGCCGCCGCGGGGTTGGCTCATGTCGCCGACATACAGCCCGTCCCACCCCGGCAGCGTGGCGGCAAACCGGCTAAGGTCCTGCACGAAGCCCACAGTTTGCGGCTGCGCCCAGTTGCGGTTGCGCGACAGGCGCATGGCCTGCCATGTGGGGCCGGTTTCGGGCAGTTGCACCGCGCCAGCCTGACAGCCTAACGCATAGCCGCCAATCGGCCCCAGCGCGATATTCGCGGGGCTGCTTTGCGGGCCGAACACATCACGGGCGATGCGCCGGTCGGACAGGTGGGCCTGCAAGTTG carries:
- the mepA gene encoding penicillin-insensitive murein endopeptidase, which translates into the protein MRKIGAALVLLAALAACRGEQADPNLQAHLSDRRIARDVFGPQSSPANIALGPIGGYALGCQAGAVQLPETGPTWQAMRLSRNRNWAQPQTVGFVQDLSRFAATLPGWDGLYVGDMSQPRGGPMSSGHASHQSGLDMDIWMLPPDRLNLTRAEREAISSRDMQRARGAAVNSSWTPQHEALLRRAAEDPRVARIFVFGGAKVEMCRNATGDRSWLSKIRPWAGHNTHFHVRLNCPAGATYCADQAPPPAGDGCAEAEAFVANILNPPPARPRDPNAPPPAPPRGPLQVNELPVQCTAVLAAR